Proteins from a genomic interval of Schistocerca cancellata isolate TAMUIC-IGC-003103 chromosome 8, iqSchCanc2.1, whole genome shotgun sequence:
- the LOC126094725 gene encoding 60S ribosomal protein L27a: MSTHKKKTRKLRGHVSHGHGRIGKHRKHPGGRGNAGGMHHHRINFDKYHPGYFGKLGMRNYHLRRNTKWCPTINLDKLWTLVTEQTRQKYKNNTEGKAPVIDVVKAGYYKVLGKGRLPKQPVIVKAKFFSKQAEDKIKEIGGCCVLTA, translated from the exons ATG TCCACACACAAGAAGAAGACGAGGAAGCTAAGAGGCCATGTGAGTCACGGACATGGGCGAATAG GAAAGCACAGGAAACATCCTGGTGGAAGAGGTAATGCTGGTGGTATGCATCACCACCGCATCAATTTTGACAAGTATCACCCTGGCTACTTCGGTAAG CTTGGTATGCGCAACTATCACTTGAGACGCAATACGAAGTGGTGTCCCACAATCAACCTTGACAAACTATGGACCCTTGTCACGGAACAGACAAGGCAAAAGTATAAGAACAATACTGAGGGGAAAGCACCAGTAATTGATGTTGTGAAAGCT GGTTACTACAAAGTATTGGGTAAGGGTCGCCTACCGAAACAGCCTGTGATCGTGAAAGCCAAATTCTTCTCCAAACAGGCtgaggataaaataaaagaaattggtgGCTGTTGTGTTCTTACTGCGTAA